The Populus trichocarpa isolate Nisqually-1 chromosome 2, P.trichocarpa_v4.1, whole genome shotgun sequence genome has a window encoding:
- the LOC7466420 gene encoding pentatricopeptide repeat-containing protein At3g21470, producing MCTSHEENNFIPQEIIHYPQKQIQYYKYQYSQLCPATTNPSWSSCIRKHVSNGSYREAIVLYNQIRSKGVYFLGLVPLVLKACAYVSVLNCGKSLHGEAIKHGVDSNVRIGTSLVSMYAKCGDIPDSRKLFEYMPERNVVTWNAMISGYGKNGDMKSASVLFDKMSTRNAVSWIEMIDGFARSGDMVAARRTFNEVPFELKNVVTWTVMIDGYASKGEMEAARLLFEDMPQRNFFVWSSMISGYCKIGNVKEARAIFDRVPVRNLVNWNSLICGYSQNGFCEEALDAFGKMQNEGYEPDEVTVVGVLSACAQLSLLDVGKDVHKMICAKGMKLNEFVVNALVDMYAKCGDLTGARLIFERMTNKNNACWNSMISGFAVHGKTKEALEFFGRMEESNEKPDEITFLSVLSACVHGGFVEVGLEIFSKMERYGLSASIKHYGCLVDLLGRAGRIQDAYHLIKSMPMKPNDTVWGAFLGACRIHMDNDMVEQVVEDVCTSDSSVDSGNDPHYALLLNIYAGSGSWEKAGRVSMVMADRGLQKTSGRSSLMLENTEQFHI from the coding sequence ATGTGTACAAGCCATGAAGAAAACAACTTTATACCACAAGAAATCATACACTATcctcaaaaacaaattcaatactACAAATATCAATACTCTCAACTTTGCCCTGCAACTACAAACCCCAGTTGGTCTTCCTGTATAAGAAAACACGTCTCTAATGGATCATACAGAGAAGCTATTGTTTTATACAATCAAATCCGCAGCAAAGGAGTGTACTTTTTGGGATTAGTCCCTTTAGTCCTTAAAGCTTGTGCTTATGTTTCCGTGCTGAATTGTGGGAAATCTTTGCACGGTGAAGCAATAAAGCATGGAGTAGATTCTAATGTACGTATTGGGACATCATTGGTTTCTATGTATGCAAAATGTGGTGATATACCCGATTCGCGTAAGCTGTTTGAGTATATGCCTGAGAGAAATGTTGTGACATGGAATGCCATGATTAGTGGGTATGGTAAGAATGGGGACATGAAATCAGCATCAGTTTTGTTTGACAAAATGTCGACCAGAAATGCGGTTTCTTGGATTGAAATGATAGATGGGTTTGCCAGAAGTGGAGATATGGTTGCCGCTAGGCGTACGTTCAATGAGGTAccttttgaattgaaaaatgtgGTGACTTGGACTGTGATGATTGATGGGTATGCGAGCAAAGGAGAGATGGAAGCTGCAAGATTGCTTTTTGAAGACATGCCACAGAGGAATTTCTTTGTCTGGTCGTCCATGATTTCAGGGTATTGTAAGATAGGTAATGTTAAGGAGGCGAGGGCTATTTTTGATCGTGTTCCAGTTAGGAACTTGGTGAACTGGAATTCTTTGATTTGTGGTTACTCGCAGAATGGGTTTTGTGAGGAAGCTTTGGATGCCTTTGGGAAGATGCAAAATGAGGGTTATGAACCTGATGAAGTTACAGTTGTGGGTGTTTTATCTGCTTGTGCCCAGTTGAGTCTACTGGATGTTGGTAAAGATGTGCATAAGATGATATGTGCGAAAGGGATGAAGCTTAATGAGTTTGTTGTGAATGCGTTAGTGGATATGTATGCGAAATGTGGGGATTTAACTGGTGCCCGATTGATCTTTGAACGaatgaccaataaaaataatgccTGTTGGAATTCTATGATATCAGGCTTTGCCGTTCATGGGAAAACCAAAGAGGCACTAGAGTTCTTCGGGAGAATGGAAGAGTCAAATGAGAAGCCTGACGAAATAACCTTTCTGTCTGTTCTCTCGGCTTGTGTTCATGGGGGATTTGTAGAAGTTGGTTTGGAAATTTTTTCTAAGATGGAGAGATACGGGTTGTCAGCAAGTATCAAGCACTATGGCTGTCTGGTTGATCTTTTGGGGCGAGCAGGAAGAATACAGGATGCTTATCATTTGATCAAGAGTATGCCAATGAAACCAAATGATACGGTTTGGGGTGCTTTCCTTGGAGCTTGTCGAATTCATATGGATAATGATATGGTGGAGCAGGTGGTAGAAGATGTTTGCACATCGGATTCTAGTGTTGATTCTGGAAATGATCCTCATTATGCTTTGTTGTTGAACATATATGCTGGTTCTGGTAGCTGGGAGAAGGCTGGAAGGGTGAGTATGGTCATGGCGGATAGAGGGCTTCAAAAGACTTCTGGACGCAGCTCACTTATGCTTGAAAATACAGAACAGTTTCATATCTGA